A genomic region of Aeropyrum pernix K1 contains the following coding sequences:
- a CDS encoding PEP-utilizing enzyme: MKLVPALKKAFVRMGERLRDEGIIDDSLDIYYLKLDEIKSIQRWPPPENMGADLRAVALARKRKMKSLSSKPFVDPRLLLVISRRDNIEGALVTGIPASPGIAVGTVKIVRDASEFHKLRHGDILVAPFTTPAWTPLFRVAAAVVTDTGGPLSHAALTAREYGIPAVVGTGLATKVLKDGMRVRVDGYRGAVYKA; encoded by the coding sequence ATGAAGCTAGTTCCCGCTCTCAAGAAGGCTTTTGTGAGAATGGGCGAGCGGCTGAGAGACGAAGGAATAATAGATGATAGCCTAGACATATATTATCTTAAGCTGGACGAGATAAAATCTATCCAAAGATGGCCGCCCCCCGAGAACATGGGAGCAGACCTGAGAGCAGTTGCTTTGGCGAGAAAAAGGAAGATGAAATCTCTATCTTCAAAGCCCTTCGTCGACCCTCGGCTACTCCTGGTTATATCTCGGAGGGATAACATTGAAGGAGCCTTAGTGACAGGTATTCCAGCCAGCCCGGGTATCGCCGTGGGTACTGTCAAAATTGTGAGGGACGCCAGCGAGTTCCATAAACTTAGGCATGGAGACATACTTGTCGCTCCATTTACGACTCCCGCATGGACACCGCTCTTCAGGGTTGCAGCTGCTGTAGTTACCGACACTGGCGGTCCACTATCCCACGCCGCTTTAACGGCTAGGGAGTACGGCATCCCAGCTGTTGTGGGCACTGGTCTTGCGACCAAGGTTTTGAAGGATGGTATGAGGGTGAGAGTTGACGGGTATCGTGGAGCAGTTTACAAGGCCTAG
- a CDS encoding MFS transporter has translation MSPGEESRIHLTTKALSLALTAFLVMYVEAVLYTSVPAIQAELGISPVEASWIFTSYLVTGSVLIPLMGRLGDAVGRRRTLILILIIFGISLLLGGSVNSFRLLLGLRAAQGVGMTALPLIYAIVREEFPPNRAPVIQGILAAMNGIGLLIALPAGGWVTENLDWRLNFVLISPLALLSILLNIALLKDTRDLSLDKSLSGMRVSVASVLSFAALVTSLLILITIHTTGESGEYAQGLLLAIFIVSLLAFRWSERRSSAPLLPISTFNRSVRLGVFCASIIAVTFQLVLFVLPYLLQTPHPNGFGLTPTESGVYMMLLIVSYAISSPLAGYLVVRVGMKRIAYAGSLLSAAAYLAVAVKPLQSPLLEVTLVSLGFVGMAFINNSLINIVVYSADKSYLSTTTSLYTLLRTLGSALGPLIGGLIFSMCSYSEIKTTQITSFSIDPLSYSLAFAAASSLFLIVLAMVLQIDEPSLLKDLSPSRVLT, from the coding sequence TTGTCCCCGGGAGAAGAGAGCAGAATACATCTTACGACAAAAGCTCTCTCGCTAGCACTGACAGCCTTCCTCGTGATGTATGTTGAAGCCGTACTATACACGAGTGTTCCAGCCATACAGGCCGAGCTAGGAATCAGCCCTGTAGAGGCTTCGTGGATATTCACCTCATATCTAGTCACAGGTAGCGTGTTGATACCTCTCATGGGGAGACTTGGTGATGCTGTTGGGAGGAGGAGAACGCTCATACTAATATTAATAATATTCGGAATATCTCTCCTCCTAGGAGGTAGCGTTAACTCGTTCCGCCTCCTCCTCGGACTGAGAGCTGCTCAAGGTGTTGGTATGACAGCTTTACCTCTTATATATGCAATTGTTAGAGAGGAGTTCCCCCCGAACAGAGCTCCAGTAATACAGGGTATACTCGCGGCTATGAACGGTATTGGCCTCCTTATAGCCCTTCCAGCAGGAGGCTGGGTAACAGAAAACCTTGACTGGAGACTCAACTTCGTCTTAATATCCCCGCTAGCACTGCTGTCTATTTTGCTTAACATAGCTCTCCTCAAAGACACCAGGGATCTTAGCCTAGACAAGTCTCTCTCAGGGATGAGGGTTAGCGTAGCAAGCGTGCTTTCGTTTGCCGCCCTCGTCACCTCCCTTCTAATCCTGATAACAATTCATACTACCGGGGAATCCGGAGAGTATGCACAGGGACTCCTCCTAGCCATCTTCATCGTGTCCCTACTAGCCTTCCGCTGGAGCGAAAGAAGATCTAGTGCTCCACTACTTCCAATATCCACTTTCAACAGGAGTGTAAGGCTCGGAGTATTTTGCGCCTCTATCATAGCTGTTACCTTCCAGCTCGTTCTTTTCGTCCTTCCATATCTACTGCAAACACCTCATCCTAACGGCTTTGGCTTAACCCCTACAGAGTCTGGGGTTTACATGATGCTCCTCATTGTGTCCTATGCGATATCATCGCCTCTAGCTGGTTACCTAGTTGTGAGGGTAGGTATGAAGAGAATCGCCTACGCTGGATCGTTATTATCAGCAGCAGCTTACTTAGCAGTTGCAGTCAAGCCTCTTCAGAGCCCTTTACTTGAGGTAACTCTCGTTTCTTTGGGTTTTGTGGGCATGGCCTTTATAAACAACTCACTTATCAACATTGTGGTTTACTCCGCAGATAAGTCATACCTATCGACCACGACAAGCCTTTACACTCTCCTCAGAACACTAGGCTCTGCACTAGGACCGTTGATAGGCGGGCTCATATTCTCAATGTGCTCATACTCGGAGATTAAAACAACTCAAATCACAAGCTTCTCTATAGATCCTTTATCGTACAGCCTGGCTTTCGCGGCGGCATCCTCCTTGTTCCTAATAGTGCTTGCCATGGTATTGCAGATTGATGAACCATCTCTCCTAAAGGATTTGTCACCAAGTAGAGTCTTGACATAA
- a CDS encoding phosphoenolpyruvate carboxykinase (ATP) translates to MEDVVKALAKEVLSSADIEWNPPPGLLRRESSRYAGFTKTGSLAVVSSKARARRPDRTRVKYLRDEGFDRLVVDAWDYVVKASFYAVERCVGSGDRRFRILALVEKSYPHLALMSHLNFFPCGSTGSYDMVTIDVPSYSDVWMLVERRSNSTLVLGSDYYGELKMSFLRLAMNEARDRHLGVGLHAASKLYRVRVEGSMREVGVLVFGLSGTGKTTLTVEDHGLREPEYVRVMQDDIVILDWRGVAHGTEMNLYPKTDSVPELKKLEPAVLHPDAVLENVVVKSDGTPDFTDLSLTRNARALAIREAIPIASGSVDLMGTNVLVFLTRRPEMPPLARLTSPYQAVAYFMLGESFRTSAEAGKPEPVRVPGFDPFMLEPKWRSAYSLLDLIKSLNMNVYVMNTGHAKDRKIPPELSKHLLLSLVKENVDWKLDKHMGFEIAVRAGGVNLDGYNPEELYGESYVRVVDLLRRDRQEFLRSIPSVSFLADYV, encoded by the coding sequence ATGGAGGATGTTGTAAAAGCCCTTGCTAAGGAGGTCCTCTCTTCAGCTGATATAGAATGGAACCCTCCGCCGGGTCTTCTACGTAGGGAATCGAGTAGGTACGCTGGATTTACTAAGACTGGATCTCTAGCAGTAGTGTCTAGCAAGGCTAGGGCTCGTAGGCCTGATAGAACGCGTGTAAAGTACCTTAGAGACGAGGGTTTCGACCGTCTCGTAGTGGATGCTTGGGACTACGTCGTTAAAGCTAGCTTCTACGCCGTTGAGCGTTGTGTGGGATCTGGGGATAGGAGGTTCCGCATCCTAGCGTTGGTGGAGAAGTCGTATCCCCACCTAGCGCTCATGTCCCATTTGAACTTCTTCCCATGCGGATCGACGGGTAGTTACGATATGGTGACGATTGATGTCCCCAGTTATAGTGATGTGTGGATGCTGGTGGAGAGGAGATCGAACTCAACTTTAGTTCTAGGTAGCGATTACTATGGCGAGCTTAAGATGAGTTTTCTTAGGCTGGCAATGAACGAGGCTAGGGACCGGCATCTGGGCGTGGGACTACATGCCGCGAGCAAGCTCTACAGAGTCAGGGTTGAAGGGTCGATGAGGGAGGTTGGCGTGCTAGTGTTCGGCCTCAGCGGCACAGGGAAGACTACTCTCACGGTAGAGGACCATGGGCTCAGAGAGCCCGAGTATGTTAGGGTTATGCAGGATGATATAGTTATTCTCGATTGGCGGGGTGTTGCGCACGGTACCGAGATGAACCTCTACCCCAAGACGGATAGCGTTCCTGAGCTGAAAAAGCTGGAGCCAGCTGTCCTACACCCCGATGCTGTGTTGGAGAACGTTGTAGTTAAGAGTGATGGTACTCCCGACTTTACAGATTTGAGCCTGACGCGTAATGCTAGAGCCCTTGCGATAAGGGAGGCCATACCCATTGCTAGCGGTAGCGTTGATCTCATGGGGACAAACGTTCTAGTCTTCCTGACAAGGAGGCCTGAAATGCCTCCTCTAGCCCGGCTAACGAGTCCGTACCAGGCTGTGGCATATTTCATGCTGGGTGAGAGCTTTAGGACGAGTGCAGAGGCTGGAAAACCAGAGCCCGTTAGGGTTCCTGGCTTCGACCCATTCATGCTTGAGCCAAAATGGAGATCTGCCTATTCCCTCCTAGATTTGATTAAGAGTCTTAACATGAATGTTTATGTTATGAATACAGGCCATGCAAAGGACAGGAAGATACCTCCAGAACTCTCCAAACACCTCCTACTATCTCTCGTAAAGGAGAATGTGGATTGGAAGCTTGATAAGCACATGGGCTTCGAGATTGCGGTTCGAGCTGGAGGTGTGAATCTCGACGGCTATAATCCCGAGGAGTTGTATGGGGAGAGCTACGTTCGGGTTGTTGACTTGCTTCGCCGTGATAGGCAGGAATTTCTAAGATCGATACCCAGCGTCAGTTTTCTAGCGGACTACGTCTAA
- a CDS encoding ABC transporter substrate-binding protein has product MEAPRSLAITAGLLIVVILISLFSYLSITSRIESVEQSVSSVQEDISEVKQRISGIEQEIKGIKEAAGGETTTPVTETEVKTETVVVEKVTLTVIGPWSGKEQEYFMTALEKFMEENPNVTIKYVPMRAEEVARTLSVQFEAGVTPADVVITPWAWWIVEMAQKGHVIEVTGLINEDEYVGGILDNVKWNNKLWGVPFTMWLKPGFWYKKSFFAKHGLSEPNSWEEFLQLLDQIKGIEGIKNPIVSGDSVGWPLSDVTEHFIIAFGGPELQYKLITGEVSFTDPQVVEIFEKLAMLIEQGYFSEPIEWTSAVEKWWAEEYALYFMGTWITGMVEDPNDLAFFPLPGARGVVGGTDYAFIPKYTENLEAAKLLLQYLATEGQAVHVSTPAGKVPTWLGVSVDQLWPPMQGVFAKIKELNMTIVPDLDDTVGGNWQVLFWDQLKLLWVQPDRLSEVLETLASQHPASAGG; this is encoded by the coding sequence TTGGAGGCACCCAGATCCCTCGCTATAACCGCGGGCCTTCTAATAGTCGTGATCCTCATATCCCTCTTCTCGTACCTCTCCATAACTTCGAGGATAGAATCTGTTGAGCAAAGTGTTAGCAGTGTTCAGGAGGATATTTCCGAGGTCAAGCAGAGAATCTCTGGTATAGAGCAGGAGATCAAAGGTATTAAAGAAGCGGCTGGGGGAGAGACTACAACACCAGTTACGGAAACCGAGGTTAAGACCGAGACTGTTGTAGTTGAGAAGGTTACACTCACCGTCATCGGGCCTTGGTCTGGAAAGGAGCAGGAGTACTTTATGACTGCGCTAGAGAAGTTCATGGAGGAGAACCCCAATGTTACAATAAAGTATGTCCCGATGAGGGCTGAAGAGGTTGCGAGGACCCTTTCAGTCCAGTTCGAGGCCGGTGTTACACCAGCCGACGTTGTAATAACCCCGTGGGCCTGGTGGATAGTTGAGATGGCGCAGAAGGGCCATGTGATAGAGGTAACCGGGCTCATCAATGAGGACGAGTATGTAGGCGGTATACTCGATAATGTCAAGTGGAATAACAAGCTGTGGGGCGTCCCCTTCACGATGTGGTTGAAACCGGGGTTCTGGTATAAGAAGTCGTTCTTCGCCAAGCACGGCCTCTCTGAGCCAAACAGCTGGGAGGAGTTCCTCCAGCTCCTGGATCAAATTAAGGGGATAGAAGGTATAAAGAACCCAATAGTTTCGGGCGACAGCGTTGGCTGGCCCCTAAGCGACGTTACAGAGCACTTTATAATAGCATTCGGCGGTCCGGAGCTGCAGTACAAGCTGATAACAGGGGAGGTTTCGTTCACAGACCCACAGGTCGTTGAGATCTTTGAAAAGCTGGCTATGCTGATAGAGCAGGGTTACTTCAGCGAGCCGATAGAGTGGACCAGTGCCGTGGAGAAGTGGTGGGCCGAGGAGTACGCCCTCTACTTCATGGGAACATGGATAACAGGTATGGTTGAAGACCCGAACGACCTCGCATTCTTCCCACTCCCGGGTGCTAGGGGCGTCGTCGGAGGCACAGACTACGCTTTCATACCAAAGTATACGGAGAACCTAGAGGCCGCTAAGCTGCTGCTACAATACTTAGCCACTGAAGGGCAGGCGGTACACGTCTCGACCCCTGCTGGAAAGGTCCCGACCTGGCTTGGAGTGAGCGTGGACCAGCTGTGGCCGCCGATGCAGGGCGTTTTCGCCAAGATAAAGGAGCTTAACATGACGATAGTTCCGGATCTAGACGACACCGTGGGTGGGAACTGGCAGGTGCTCTTCTGGGACCAGCTAAAGCTCCTGTGGGTCCAGCCCGACAGGCTCAGCGAGGTCCTGGAAACCCTCGCGAGTCAGCACCCTGCTAGTGCTGGAGGCTAG
- a CDS encoding carbohydrate ABC transporter permease yields MAGPPRGYFKALVFLLPAFTFITIFVIAPSIATVYLSLNVDGHINLEKYAEVVSERSPDKALIMITSRPESPPWGALIHNIIWMALHIPLVTFLGLFLAYLLKYTFGSSIVKTIVFIGMVIPMVVGGLIVRFMFDEYVGVVPLVFKALGVDFLAKTWTNYPQLSLLSLILGSVWLWTGFSLTVYSAALGSIPSSFIEAARIDGAGHWHIFWKIVFPLVRPATIIVVVMTMLWDLKIFDIVYVATLGGPGGSSNVLALVMYQYMARALDYQAASAVAVILTLLTLPPGLWLALRLRRGG; encoded by the coding sequence TTGGCAGGCCCTCCCAGAGGCTATTTTAAAGCCCTCGTTTTTCTCCTTCCCGCATTCACATTCATAACTATATTCGTCATCGCACCCTCAATCGCCACAGTGTATCTAAGCCTCAACGTCGACGGCCATATAAACCTGGAGAAGTATGCGGAGGTGGTTAGCGAGAGGTCTCCGGACAAGGCCCTCATTATGATAACCAGCAGGCCTGAATCGCCTCCCTGGGGAGCACTTATCCACAATATAATCTGGATGGCCCTACACATACCCCTAGTAACTTTCCTTGGCCTATTCCTAGCATACCTTCTCAAATACACCTTCGGGTCTTCCATAGTCAAAACGATAGTTTTCATAGGCATGGTAATCCCCATGGTTGTAGGAGGCTTGATTGTAAGGTTCATGTTCGACGAGTATGTTGGAGTGGTTCCTCTAGTCTTTAAAGCCTTAGGAGTCGATTTTCTAGCTAAAACATGGACGAACTACCCCCAGCTATCGCTGCTCTCCCTGATACTCGGCTCTGTCTGGCTATGGACTGGCTTCAGCCTTACAGTATACTCCGCAGCCCTAGGCTCCATACCCTCCAGCTTTATAGAGGCTGCGAGGATAGACGGCGCTGGCCACTGGCATATCTTCTGGAAGATAGTGTTCCCGCTTGTAAGGCCCGCCACCATCATAGTCGTAGTTATGACTATGCTGTGGGACTTGAAGATATTCGACATAGTGTACGTTGCTACATTAGGCGGTCCTGGAGGCTCGTCAAACGTTCTAGCGCTTGTCATGTACCAGTATATGGCTAGAGCTCTTGACTATCAAGCTGCATCTGCAGTGGCGGTTATACTTACGCTACTAACACTCCCGCCCGGATTATGGCTGGCCTTGCGTCTCAGAAGAGGGGGTTGA
- a CDS encoding carbohydrate ABC transporter permease — MLASRRLRQVLRVDVVLINLLAWGFALVWLLPFIGLFMVSVRPYGEVIVKGWWNIVDATFTMDNYIKAWSYDPYSVSGGYINSLIVALPATVIPVAAASFAAYGFSRFSFPLKSYLFLVTILLMALPQQIVVVPLFLLLKNLGLINTFPGIILVHSAWGMAWIIFFMKNFFDILPREVEEAARVDGASDFRIFYKIVLPMSLPGILSASVLQFTWVWSSFFFELIFLIDPSKWVITQRIANMKGTYLVDWGLIAAGSVFAMAVPLAVYMLLQRYYIRGFVGWAAKG; from the coding sequence ATGCTCGCCAGTAGGAGGTTGAGGCAGGTTCTCAGGGTTGACGTTGTTTTGATTAACCTGCTAGCATGGGGTTTCGCCCTGGTATGGCTGCTGCCGTTCATAGGGTTGTTTATGGTGTCTGTGAGGCCTTACGGAGAGGTTATCGTGAAGGGGTGGTGGAACATCGTTGATGCAACGTTCACCATGGACAACTATATTAAGGCATGGTCCTACGATCCCTACTCGGTCTCAGGGGGTTATATAAACTCTCTGATAGTAGCTTTGCCCGCGACAGTAATTCCGGTAGCAGCGGCTTCCTTTGCAGCATACGGATTCTCCCGGTTCTCCTTCCCCTTGAAAAGCTACCTCTTCCTGGTTACGATACTGTTGATGGCCCTTCCTCAGCAGATTGTGGTGGTGCCTCTATTCCTCCTGCTCAAAAACCTGGGGCTTATCAACACGTTCCCGGGAATAATACTGGTTCACAGTGCGTGGGGGATGGCGTGGATAATATTCTTCATGAAGAACTTCTTCGACATCCTACCTCGAGAGGTCGAAGAGGCGGCGAGAGTAGATGGGGCCTCGGACTTTAGGATATTCTACAAGATAGTGCTGCCGATGAGCCTTCCGGGAATCCTGTCAGCGTCTGTGCTCCAGTTCACATGGGTATGGAGCAGCTTCTTCTTCGAGCTTATATTCCTGATAGACCCGAGTAAGTGGGTCATAACTCAGAGGATAGCTAACATGAAGGGAACATACCTAGTGGACTGGGGTTTGATTGCGGCTGGGTCTGTGTTCGCGATGGCTGTACCGCTGGCTGTATACATGCTTCTCCAGAGATACTATATACGTGGGTTTGTCGGCTGGGCTGCGAAGGGGTGA
- a CDS encoding ABC transporter ATP-binding protein → MAEIRLEGVVKRFGKVVAVDHVDLSIKDGEFFVLLGPSGCGKTTTLRLIAGLEYPDEGRILIDGEDVTFKDPKDRNVAMVFQNYALYPHMSVFDNIAFTLHLRRKEMGLTKDDIRRRVIEVAKLLRIEDLLDRKPGQLSGGQQQRVALARALVRRPKVWLMDEPLSNLDALLRLAMRAELKKLQKDLKITTVYVTHDQAEAMSMADRIAVMNKGRVVQVGTPEEVYMRPKHTFVATFIGAPPMNLVECDVESVGEDLWISCPGFSRRVPEEARSVIESKGVRKIYLGIRPEFISVSRRETEGSIAGKVYVVEPLGSEYVVNVDIGDGIIIKAKVLGLREKMTPGDKVYLKLDWSKVKIFDYRTGEALA, encoded by the coding sequence ATGGCTGAGATTAGGCTGGAGGGCGTTGTTAAAAGGTTTGGCAAGGTAGTCGCCGTGGACCATGTAGACCTTAGCATTAAGGACGGAGAGTTCTTCGTCCTCCTAGGCCCAAGCGGCTGCGGGAAGACAACGACGCTCCGACTCATAGCCGGTCTTGAATACCCAGACGAGGGAAGGATACTGATAGACGGGGAGGACGTCACGTTCAAGGACCCCAAGGACAGGAATGTGGCTATGGTTTTCCAGAACTATGCCCTCTACCCTCACATGAGTGTGTTCGACAACATAGCATTCACCCTCCACCTTAGGAGGAAGGAGATGGGGCTAACTAAGGACGACATCAGAAGGCGGGTCATAGAGGTTGCGAAGCTCCTTAGAATAGAGGACCTGCTTGACCGCAAGCCCGGCCAGCTGAGCGGGGGGCAGCAGCAGAGGGTTGCACTGGCGAGGGCCCTCGTGAGAAGGCCGAAAGTTTGGCTTATGGATGAGCCGCTCAGCAACCTAGACGCACTCCTCAGACTGGCTATGAGGGCAGAGCTGAAGAAGCTTCAGAAGGACCTTAAGATTACAACGGTTTATGTCACCCACGATCAGGCAGAGGCTATGAGCATGGCAGACAGGATTGCCGTTATGAATAAGGGGAGAGTAGTTCAGGTTGGCACGCCTGAGGAGGTTTACATGAGGCCGAAACACACGTTCGTCGCAACCTTCATAGGGGCACCGCCGATGAACCTCGTGGAATGTGACGTTGAGTCTGTGGGCGAGGACCTCTGGATATCTTGCCCAGGCTTTTCCAGGAGGGTGCCTGAGGAGGCGAGGAGTGTTATTGAATCCAAGGGTGTCAGGAAGATATATCTGGGCATAAGGCCCGAGTTCATATCAGTATCCAGACGTGAAACAGAGGGCTCCATAGCTGGTAAGGTGTACGTTGTGGAGCCCCTCGGCTCTGAGTATGTGGTCAACGTTGACATAGGGGACGGCATAATAATCAAGGCTAAGGTACTGGGCCTAAGGGAGAAGATGACTCCTGGGGATAAAGTCTACCTGAAGCTTGATTGGAGCAAAGTCAAGATATTTGACTACCGAACAGGCGAGGCTCTGGCGTAA
- the pstS gene encoding phosphate ABC transporter substrate-binding protein PstS, with protein sequence MLDKKLVLTVLAVVVLLGIGLALASGWLGGEQGESSGGSGPAQVVLQGEGSTFIYPQIQAWSEEIKKTYPWITINYNPTGSGAGQSAFKDGVVDFAGSDTPLPREVWSAMQGNVIQIPVVIGMLAIVYNIPGLEDLKLDAKTIALIYKGEIEYWDDPRIASLNPGASLPHEKIVAVHRSDSSGTTHVFTIFLHKGAPDVWTEDLVGKSVDWPVDATGRGVGGKGNQGVMEVVKNTPYSIGYVEYAYVVKAGEGVNVALVANRDDVFLKPSPEGAQAAASGAVQNLPDSPDDDWSTGYDAIIYAPGKDSYPITSWSFLLFYKQYNDRDKAEAIKKFIEWINTEGQTKIIEGYIPIPDEIRQINMKAVEMISYTG encoded by the coding sequence GTGTTGGATAAGAAGCTTGTTCTAACCGTGCTGGCTGTTGTTGTGCTTCTCGGTATAGGGCTTGCCCTGGCATCTGGCTGGTTAGGCGGTGAACAGGGAGAGAGCAGCGGAGGGTCAGGCCCCGCCCAAGTAGTCCTCCAGGGTGAGGGATCAACATTCATATATCCACAGATCCAAGCATGGAGCGAGGAGATAAAGAAGACTTACCCCTGGATAACCATTAATTACAACCCAACAGGCAGCGGTGCAGGCCAAAGCGCTTTCAAAGATGGCGTTGTAGACTTCGCCGGTAGCGACACTCCTCTGCCCAGAGAAGTCTGGTCCGCCATGCAGGGTAATGTCATACAGATTCCCGTAGTCATAGGAATGCTAGCAATAGTGTACAACATACCAGGACTGGAGGACCTCAAGCTAGACGCCAAGACTATAGCCTTGATATACAAGGGAGAGATAGAGTACTGGGACGATCCTAGGATAGCCTCGCTAAACCCGGGAGCCAGCCTGCCCCATGAGAAGATAGTTGCTGTCCATAGGAGCGACTCGAGCGGCACAACCCACGTATTCACCATATTCCTCCATAAGGGAGCCCCCGATGTTTGGACGGAGGACCTCGTGGGTAAGTCTGTTGACTGGCCGGTTGACGCCACGGGCCGAGGTGTAGGAGGCAAGGGCAACCAGGGTGTTATGGAAGTCGTCAAGAATACTCCATACAGTATTGGATATGTGGAGTATGCTTACGTGGTCAAAGCGGGAGAAGGGGTTAACGTGGCTTTAGTTGCCAACCGGGATGATGTCTTCCTGAAGCCTTCGCCCGAAGGAGCTCAGGCAGCCGCATCTGGCGCCGTCCAAAACCTGCCGGACTCTCCAGACGACGACTGGAGCACAGGCTACGACGCGATAATATATGCTCCTGGTAAGGACAGCTACCCAATAACCTCCTGGTCATTCCTCCTATTCTATAAGCAGTACAACGATAGGGATAAAGCGGAAGCCATAAAGAAGTTTATCGAATGGATTAACACAGAAGGCCAAACTAAGATCATCGAGGGCTATATACCTATTCCCGACGAGATAAGGCAGATCAACATGAAAGCCGTGGAGATGATCTCGTACACGGGCTGA
- the pstC gene encoding phosphate ABC transporter permease subunit PstC — MASILYRDRPFFTILFTASVISASILVILFVVLLYYSIPAFQKYGLNLFLNSAWKSLETRPGDYGLLVPIAGTLVSAMLAVVLGLPASLSAVIFAEEVIPPTMYRVREAFNTIVDMMTGLPTIVYGLWGVTFLAPALKGTLLEWLYTYLSFIPLFSCKPLTGTTILTASLLLALMIVPFIYSVVRESYRQIPRTYREAALSLGTTKYEYTRLMLGMVRPAILAGVLIGFGRAAGETVAVALVVGNTFNMPTCLLAPSYTVSSLIANQFANASLYPYMTNVLVAGGLFLLALGIVTNILGLSYLRKVRFYV; from the coding sequence TTGGCCAGCATCTTATACCGTGACCGACCCTTCTTTACAATACTCTTCACGGCCTCAGTCATATCCGCATCCATACTTGTAATACTCTTCGTAGTTCTCTTATACTACTCCATACCAGCGTTCCAGAAATATGGGTTAAACCTCTTCCTCAACTCTGCTTGGAAATCTCTAGAAACCAGGCCAGGCGATTACGGCCTACTAGTGCCCATAGCGGGGACCCTTGTTTCCGCAATGCTAGCCGTCGTCCTAGGTCTGCCAGCCTCTCTCTCAGCCGTAATATTCGCGGAGGAGGTCATCCCGCCTACCATGTACAGGGTTAGGGAGGCGTTCAACACTATAGTGGATATGATGACCGGACTACCGACTATAGTTTACGGGCTATGGGGAGTCACCTTCCTTGCCCCCGCCTTAAAGGGGACCCTTCTCGAGTGGCTGTACACTTACCTCTCCTTCATCCCCCTATTCTCATGTAAGCCACTGACGGGAACCACAATACTGACCGCTAGCCTCCTACTAGCCCTCATGATAGTCCCCTTCATATATTCGGTGGTCCGAGAGTCTTACAGGCAGATACCAAGGACTTACAGGGAGGCTGCCCTATCACTGGGAACAACGAAATACGAGTACACTAGGCTAATGCTGGGGATGGTCAGGCCAGCTATCCTGGCCGGAGTATTGATTGGCTTCGGGAGGGCCGCTGGAGAGACTGTCGCTGTAGCTCTTGTGGTCGGCAACACTTTCAATATGCCCACATGTCTCCTAGCACCATCATACACTGTCTCCTCTCTAATAGCTAACCAGTTTGCAAACGCCTCTCTCTACCCCTACATGACTAACGTTCTGGTCGCAGGCGGACTGTTCCTCTTAGCCCTGGGGATAGTCACGAATATCCTCGGACTATCCTACCTCAGGAAGGTGAGGTTCTATGTTTGA
- the pstA gene encoding phosphate ABC transporter permease PstA has protein sequence MFEGRRLKEKAFILLVTLITLVTVAPLFHIIAMVTLKGSYVIVKAGIEFFTATPGPPGSEILGGVGPAILGSLWLAITTAIIGVPLSVLTAIFIVEYRENPLAKIAKVFSGSLLEIPTVLIGMLVFLVVVTPMGHYSLLAGSIALAIVMLPYTVSYVERALENVPKTYREAGYSLGMTRAQVVAKVVVGIARRGIAAGVLIGLSKVVAETAPLLFTIGSARSNYPLYPSDLLQPGDALPLLIFQFAQTPYENWQELAWGSAFILTAIVLATFSAMRLIVKEVKL, from the coding sequence ATGTTTGAGGGTAGGCGTCTAAAGGAAAAGGCATTCATACTTTTAGTGACATTAATAACACTCGTCACGGTAGCCCCACTCTTCCACATAATAGCTATGGTTACTCTCAAAGGCTCCTACGTTATAGTAAAGGCTGGTATAGAGTTCTTCACAGCAACGCCAGGCCCACCAGGCTCAGAGATCCTAGGCGGTGTTGGGCCTGCAATACTAGGGAGTCTATGGCTTGCTATCACGACAGCCATCATCGGTGTTCCCCTATCCGTCCTCACTGCCATATTCATAGTGGAGTATAGGGAAAACCCTCTAGCAAAAATAGCAAAGGTTTTCTCAGGATCTCTTCTGGAAATACCCACAGTACTCATAGGAATGCTAGTCTTCCTAGTAGTTGTAACTCCCATGGGCCACTACAGCCTCCTCGCAGGTAGTATAGCGCTCGCAATAGTCATGCTACCCTACACCGTGTCTTATGTGGAGAGGGCCCTAGAGAACGTCCCCAAGACCTACAGGGAGGCGGGCTACTCCCTAGGGATGACAAGGGCCCAGGTGGTAGCTAAGGTGGTTGTTGGCATAGCCAGGAGGGGTATAGCTGCTGGAGTGCTCATCGGCCTCTCGAAAGTAGTTGCTGAGACAGCCCCACTACTCTTCACCATAGGTAGTGCGAGGAGCAACTATCCACTATACCCCTCCGACCTCCTCCAGCCTGGCGACGCTCTGCCGCTCCTCATCTTCCAGTTCGCCCAAACACCCTATGAGAACTGGCAGGAGCTTGCCTGGGGCTCTGCGTTTATACTTACAGCGATAGTCCTAGCGACCTTCTCCGCAATGAGACTAATAGTAAAGGAGGTGAAGCTCTAG